The genomic DNA CTGTGGCTAAGGAGCTCAAGACTGATCTGGTTCCTACTGCCGCGCGCGACTTCGCCAATGGCGAAATCTTCATCCGCTTTGAGGAGTCCGTGCGTGGTGCCGACTGCTTCGTGATGCAGTCCCACACCCAGCCGCTCAACAAGTGGCTGATGGAGCAGCTCATCATGATCGATGCCTTGAAGCGTGGCTCCGCTAAGCGCATCACCGCCGTCCTGCCTTTCTATCCGTATGCACGTCAGGATAAAAAGCACCTGGGCCGTGAGCCGATTTCCGCCCGCTTGGTGGCAGACTTGCTGGAGGCTGCTGGCGCGGATCGCATCGTGTCCGTGGACCTGCACACCGATCAGATTCAGGGCTTTTTCGATGGCCCAGTCGATCACATGCACGCCCAGCCAATTCTGACGGATTACATCAAATCTAAATACGCCACCGATAACATCACCGTGGTTTCCCCGGACGCCGGCCGCGTGAAGGTTGCGGAAAAGTGGGCCCACGACTTGGGCGATGCCCCACTGGCCTTCGTACACAAGACCCGCTCCAATACCGAGGCCAATAAGACGGTGTCCAACCGCGTGGTAGGCGATGTTGAGGGCAAGAACTGCGTGCTTCTCGACGACATGATTGACACCGGCGGCACCATCGCCGGCGCCGTACGCGTGCTCAAGGATGCGGGCGCCAAGAAGGTTGTCATTGCCTGCACCCACGGCGTCTTTTCCGATCCCGCACGCGAGCGCCTCTCCGAGTGCGGCGCGGAAGAAGTTATCACCACCGATACCCTGCC from Corynebacterium tuberculostearicum includes the following:
- a CDS encoding ribose-phosphate diphosphokinase, with the translated sequence MTGKVTGSSKNMKLFSGRAHPELAEAVAKELKTDLVPTAARDFANGEIFIRFEESVRGADCFVMQSHTQPLNKWLMEQLIMIDALKRGSAKRITAVLPFYPYARQDKKHLGREPISARLVADLLEAAGADRIVSVDLHTDQIQGFFDGPVDHMHAQPILTDYIKSKYATDNITVVSPDAGRVKVAEKWAHDLGDAPLAFVHKTRSNTEANKTVSNRVVGDVEGKNCVLLDDMIDTGGTIAGAVRVLKDAGAKKVVIACTHGVFSDPARERLSECGAEEVITTDTLPQSTEGWSNLTVLSIAPLLAQTIHEIFENGSVTTLFDRA